A genomic window from Pecten maximus chromosome 2, xPecMax1.1, whole genome shotgun sequence includes:
- the LOC117322191 gene encoding uncharacterized protein LOC117322191, whose product MDDPRPERFRGNNGYNSFVRSQVINYCAASSKDLAFRYLMPKANIQVAARDHDYTTLPMTEYGVDTGTKVSSMEEVLEIEETTKKQSVCKKWHQERRWRLTSSRFGEICKATDRRNKEKLCQSIFRPARLTSPAIIHGQTFERAAIKKFEEINGITVNLCGLRVDIDNNFLAASPDGITSQGDIVEIKCPYKGRNNAISVNNNFPFLGKDENGDMHLKQNHNYFYQIQGQLNICKKQRCFFVVYTFKDIFVEEIYVDNSFWSGSMLPKLELFYQKYYRKFVAGKM is encoded by the exons ATGGATGATCCAAGACCTGAGAGGTTCAGAGGCAATAATGGATACAACTCATTTGTAAGGAGCCAAGTGATAAACTATTGTGCAGCATCATCCAAGGACCTTGCATTTAG ATATCTTATGCCGAAGGCAAATATACAAGTGGCAGCAAGAGACCATGACTACACTACACTACCAATGACAGAATATGGGGTTGATACCGGAACTAAG gtGTCATCTATGGAAGAAGTCCTGGAGATTGAAGAAACTACAAAGAAGCAAAGTGTGTGCAAGAAATGGCACCAGGAGAGACGATGGCGTTTGACCTCCTCCAGATTTGGCGAGATTTGTAAGGCAACAGACCGTAGAAATAAGGAAAAACTGTGCCAGTCTATCTTCAGGCCTGCCAGACTCACTTCACCAGCCATCATCCATGGACAAACTTTTGAGAGGGCTGCTATTaaaaaatttgaagaaattaatGGTATAACAGTCAACTTGTGTGGTTTGAGGGTGGACATTGATAACAACTTCCTTGCTGCCTCACCAGATGGCATAACAAGTCAGGGTGACATTGTAGAGATCAAGTGTCCATATAAAGGTAGAAATAATGCAATTTCTGTAAATAACAACTTTCCTTTTTTAGGAAAAGATGAAAATGGAGACATGCATCTTAAGCAAAATcacaattatttttatcaaattcaagGGCAACTCAACATTTGTAAGAAACAGAGGTGCTTTTTTGTAGTCTAtacttttaaagatatttttgtagAGGAAATTTATGTTGACAATTCTTTTTGGTCAGGTAGTATGCTGCCAAAATTAGAGTTATTTTACCAGAAATACTACAGAAAATTTGTTGCAGGGAAAATGTAG